A genomic stretch from Falco cherrug isolate bFalChe1 chromosome 1, bFalChe1.pri, whole genome shotgun sequence includes:
- the SKA2 gene encoding spindle and kinetochore-associated protein 2 isoform X2, which translates to METAVTRLESMFQKAESDLDYIQNRLEFELMKNLPDNPAAEENPAAVLEELSVVKSRYKMLCMQLKKFSIEQKESMKGIHAALVNTMKVVQALQQQADLECLPLSQEQTAAQQLTCLTVEEMESQVEEAIRPQSGSVEYFTDEENDSESH; encoded by the exons ttCCAGAAGGCAGAATCTGATCTGGATTATATTCAAAACAGACTGGAGTTTGAACTAATGAAAAATCTTCCTGATAATCCAGCAGCAGAG GAAAATCCAGCTGCTGTTTTGGAGGAACTCTCAGTGGTGAAATCCCGTTATAAAATGTTATGTATGCAGCTGAAGAAATTTTCCATAGAGCAGAAAGAATCCATGAAGGGCATCCATGCTGCTCTAGTGAACACAATGAAGGTGGTTCAGGCGTTACAGCAACAAGCTGATCTTGAG tGCCTACCTCTGTCACAAGAacagactgcagcacagcagttaACCTGCCTAACTGTTGAAGAAATGGAATCACAAGTGGAAGAGGCCATTAGGCCACAGAGT GGCAGTGTTGAGTATTtcacagatgaagaaaatgaTTCTGAAAGCCACTGA
- the SKA2 gene encoding spindle and kinetochore-associated protein 2 isoform X1 yields the protein METAVTRLESMLVSGVDVGRTFVGQMFQKAESDLDYIQNRLEFELMKNLPDNPAAEENPAAVLEELSVVKSRYKMLCMQLKKFSIEQKESMKGIHAALVNTMKVVQALQQQADLECLPLSQEQTAAQQLTCLTVEEMESQVEEAIRPQSGSVEYFTDEENDSESH from the exons TTTCTGGGGTAGATGTGGGAAGGACTTTTGTTGGGCAGATG ttCCAGAAGGCAGAATCTGATCTGGATTATATTCAAAACAGACTGGAGTTTGAACTAATGAAAAATCTTCCTGATAATCCAGCAGCAGAG GAAAATCCAGCTGCTGTTTTGGAGGAACTCTCAGTGGTGAAATCCCGTTATAAAATGTTATGTATGCAGCTGAAGAAATTTTCCATAGAGCAGAAAGAATCCATGAAGGGCATCCATGCTGCTCTAGTGAACACAATGAAGGTGGTTCAGGCGTTACAGCAACAAGCTGATCTTGAG tGCCTACCTCTGTCACAAGAacagactgcagcacagcagttaACCTGCCTAACTGTTGAAGAAATGGAATCACAAGTGGAAGAGGCCATTAGGCCACAGAGT GGCAGTGTTGAGTATTtcacagatgaagaaaatgaTTCTGAAAGCCACTGA